Proteins from a genomic interval of Nocardia sp. BMG51109:
- a CDS encoding VOC family protein: MTNTVNPIPEGYHSISCFLAVPDGNKAIDFYTAVFGAEVLSRNDLPDGQPAHAELKIGDSTVQLGVPMPDHGIRAPEDDWVHTSIVHYCPDVDAVVKLAREHGARLVDDPETFVTGDRYGRVMDPFGHRWVVMTRVEDVSREEGERRVNEWMASQG, encoded by the coding sequence ATGACGAACACCGTGAACCCGATCCCCGAGGGCTACCACTCCATCAGCTGTTTCCTCGCCGTCCCGGACGGCAACAAGGCCATCGACTTCTACACCGCCGTATTCGGCGCCGAGGTGCTCAGCCGCAACGACCTGCCCGACGGCCAGCCCGCGCACGCCGAGCTGAAGATCGGCGACTCGACCGTCCAGCTCGGTGTGCCGATGCCGGACCACGGAATCCGGGCGCCCGAGGACGACTGGGTGCACACCAGCATCGTGCACTACTGCCCGGACGTCGACGCGGTCGTGAAGCTGGCCCGTGAGCACGGGGCGCGCCTGGTCGACGATCCGGAGACCTTCGTCACCGGCGACCGCTACGGCCGGGTGATGGATCCGTTCGGCCACCGCTGGGTCGTCATGACCCGGGTGGAGGACGTCTCGCGCGAGGAGGGCGAGCGACGCGTGAACGAGTGGATGGCGTCGCAGGGCTGA